The Leptolyngbya subtilissima AS-A7 genome includes a region encoding these proteins:
- the purB gene encoding adenylosuccinate lyase has translation MIERYTLPEMGDLWTDDYKFKTWLRVEIAVCEAQAELGYIPREAVEEIKAKAKFDPKRILEIEAEVRHDVIAFLTNVNEYVGDAGRYIHLGMTSSDMLDTALSLQLVDSLQVIMIHVESLIQAIRYRAQEHRDTVMIGRSHGIHAEPITFGFKLAGWLAEMLRHRERLTHLQDAIAVGKISGAVGTYANIDPKIEALACQNLGLRPDTASTQVISRDIHADFMNALALLGASIERFAVEIRNLQRTDVLEVEEFFSKKQKGSSAMPHKRNPIRSERLTGMARLLRGNAMAALENVALWHERDISHSSVERVAFPDSCILTHFMLVETTELIKNLLVYPENMARNMNVYGGVVFSQGVLLALVDKGLVREEAYAIVQSCAHQAWNTDDGNFRGLIEADERVTAHLSKAEIDLCFSPERHLRNLDQVYQRLGI, from the coding sequence TTGATTGAACGCTACACCCTGCCCGAAATGGGCGATCTTTGGACCGACGACTATAAATTTAAGACCTGGCTGCGGGTCGAAATCGCGGTGTGCGAAGCCCAGGCCGAGCTGGGCTACATTCCTCGGGAAGCGGTCGAGGAAATCAAGGCTAAAGCCAAGTTTGACCCCAAGCGCATTCTTGAAATTGAGGCTGAGGTACGCCACGACGTGATCGCCTTTCTCACCAACGTCAACGAGTATGTGGGCGACGCCGGGCGCTACATTCACCTGGGCATGACCAGCTCCGATATGCTCGACACGGCCCTGTCGCTCCAGCTCGTAGACAGCCTTCAGGTGATCATGATTCATGTGGAGAGCCTGATTCAGGCGATTCGCTATCGGGCCCAAGAGCACCGCGACACGGTGATGATTGGTCGCTCCCACGGCATTCACGCTGAGCCAATTACCTTTGGTTTTAAGCTGGCTGGCTGGCTGGCCGAGATGCTGCGCCACCGGGAGCGGCTGACCCACCTACAGGATGCGATCGCCGTTGGCAAAATCTCTGGTGCAGTGGGCACCTACGCCAACATCGACCCCAAGATTGAGGCGCTGGCCTGCCAAAACCTGGGCCTGCGCCCCGACACGGCCTCCACCCAGGTCATCTCCCGCGATATCCACGCCGACTTTATGAACGCTCTGGCTCTGCTGGGAGCCTCCATCGAGCGGTTTGCAGTAGAAATTCGCAACCTGCAGCGCACCGACGTACTGGAAGTGGAGGAATTTTTCTCTAAGAAGCAGAAGGGCTCGTCGGCCATGCCCCACAAGCGCAACCCAATTCGCTCAGAACGTTTGACTGGTATGGCGCGGCTCTTGCGAGGCAATGCTATGGCGGCGTTAGAAAACGTAGCGCTGTGGCACGAGCGCGATATTTCCCACAGCTCTGTGGAGCGCGTGGCCTTTCCCGACAGCTGCATCCTGACTCACTTTATGCTGGTAGAAACCACCGAGCTGATCAAGAATCTGCTGGTCTACCCCGAGAATATGGCCCGCAACATGAATGTCTACGGCGGCGTAGTGTTTAGCCAGGGAGTGCTGCTGGCTTTAGTCGACAAGGGGCTGGTGCGGGAAGAGGCCTATGCGATCGTGCAGTCGTGCGCCCACCAGGCCTGGAACACCGACGACGGCAACTTTCGTGGGCTGATCGAGGCCGATGAGCGGGTGACGGCGCACCTATCGAAGGCAGAAATTGACCTCTGCTTTAGTCCTGAGCGTCACCTGCGCAACCTCGATCAGGTTTACCAGCGTTTGGGAATCTGA